A stretch of the Uranotaenia lowii strain MFRU-FL chromosome 3, ASM2978415v1, whole genome shotgun sequence genome encodes the following:
- the LOC129757049 gene encoding probable proline--tRNA ligase, mitochondrial isoform X2, producing the protein MIRLSKIFQPTLVKPKNAIVKNQDITSKSQRLLLEQGLVRQAGNGTFYMLPLLQRSLQKAIDLIDGFMQQHVEAQKLTLPILTSADLWRKSGRLDSATGELMTTNDRHDKLQILGPTHEESITALLAAISPVSYRQFPLRLYQISTKFRDEMKPRFGLLRAKEFIMKDLYTFDVGLAEARRTYEEVNEAYANIFNAIGVPFVRVSGDTGLMGGSMSHEYHFPSDVGEDQLVRCDECGMSCNHELFHTVKICEKCNHKNVVRQMGIEVGHAFILEDKYSKVLGAKFLNETGKPETLQMGCYGIGVSRLVAAGVEVLSTEKDIIWPFKLAPFKVCIIPPKVGSKEQEIGDRWLRTMYDALTTIPNLQPDIVVDDRPNMTIGKRLVDAKKTGFPIAVVIGPKAVRETNAIFEVHHLVKPSSSELFFSEAINEVRRICDNS; encoded by the exons ATGATCCGGTTGTCCAAAATATTTCAACCTACGCTGGTCAAACCTAAAAATGCTATTGTCAAGAATCAAGATATAACATCCAAAAGCCAACGG CTTCTGCTCGAACAGGGCCTGGTCCGGCAAGCTGGAAATGGAACGTTTTATATGTTACCCCTGCTGCAGCGCTCCCTTCAAAAGGCGATTGATCTGATCGATGGTTTTATGCAACAGCATGTCGAAGCACAGAAGCTAACTCTACCCATTTTAACGTCAGCCGATTTGTGGCGGAAAAGTGGTCGACTGGACAGTGCCACCGGGGAGCTGATGACCACCAACGATAGACACGATAAACTGCAGATACTGGGACCG ACCCACGAAGAAAGTATTACTGCTTTGTTGGCGGCTATTTCGCCGGTTTCGTACCGCCAGTTTCCCCTCAGGCTGTACCAGATATCAACGAAATTCCGAGACGAAATGAAACCCCGTTTCGGGTTGCTAAGGGCTAAAGAGTTCATCATGAAGGATTTGTACACATTCGATGTAGGTCTAGCGGAAGCTCGCCGCACGTACGAGGAAGTTAACGAGGCGTACGCTAACATATTCAATGCAATCGGCGTACCGTTTGTGCGCGTTAGTGGCGACACCGGACTTATGGGCGGCTCTATGTCCCACGAGTATCACTTTCCAAGTGACGTCGGTGAAGATCAGCTGGTACGTTGCGACGAGTGCGGTATGAGCTGCAATCATGAGCTTTTTCACACtgttaaaatttgtgaaaagtgtaatcataaaaatgttgttcggcAAATGGGCATCGAAGTTGGACACGCATTTATTCTTGAGGACAAGTACAGTAAAGTACTGGGAGCAAAATTCTTGAATGAAACTGGTAAACCAGAAACTCTTCAGATGGGTTGCTACGGTATTGGAGTAAGCCGGTTAGTTGCCGCAGGTGTCGAAGTTTTATCAACAGAAAAGGATATCATTTGGCCTTTCAAGTTGGCTCCATTTAAAGTTTGTATAATACCACCAAAAGTCGGTAGTAAAGAGCAGGAAATTGGAGACCGATGGCTCAGAACGATGTATGACGCATTAACGACTATTCCAAACCTACAACCAGATATAGTTGTCGATGATCGACCAAATATGACAATTGGAAAACGTCTCGTCGATGCCAAGAAAACAGGTTTTCCTATAGCCGTTGTGATAGGTCCTAAAGCTGTTCGAGAAACCAACGCCATATTCGAAGTTCACCACCTAGTAAAACCTAGCAGCTCGGAATTGTTTTTTTCCGAAGCCATCAACGAAGTTAGAAGGATATGTGATAATAGTTGA
- the LOC129757050 gene encoding protein ARV1 — protein MKKIMKKYFFPVKSKLDNKQYVCINCGQPVPELYRRISSTVLKITECENCNQPADKYIEFEVIIIMIDLILLSKAAYRHILYNSDCKNLWKIGVILTLLEAYCLWTETFGKFTNVRYRSDQADPFLAEKGFYVSTLHIVIGTVLLYAFLHLLTKILHKIETRPDGDKSYPLALLQCVILASIAKFFLVPIIIWKQNSTDSGMAIHITLVVTYFVVSLIQIHSVISNCSRTKSTVIVILAFLAKTYFLTEISLFLNTLM, from the exons atgaagaagattatgaaaaaatatttcttccccgtTAAATCAAAACTCGATAATAAGCAGTATGTTTGTATTAACTGTGGTCAGCCGGTTCCGGAATTGTATAGACGAATCAGTTCCACGGTGCTCAAAATAACTGAATGT GAAAATTGTAATCAACCAGCAGATAAATACATCGAGTTCGAAGTGATCATCATAATGATTGATCTGATTCTACTGTCCAAGGCAGCCTACAGGCACATCTTGTACAATTcggattgcaaaaacctgtggAAGATAGGTGTTATTTTGACCCTTCTCGAAGCGTACTGTTTGTGGACGGAAACCTTCGGCAAATTCACAAACGTGCGTTATCGCTCGGATCAAGCTGATCCATTTTTAGCCGAAAAGGGCTTCTACGTATCCACGTTGCACATTGTGATAG GTACTGTGTTACTATACGCTTTCCTACATCTTCTAACAAAAATACTGCATAAAATTGAAACGAGACCGGATGGCGATAAGTCCTACCCACTAGCACTGTTACAATGCGTTATTCTGGCAAGCATCGCTAAATTTTTCCTGGTTCCtataatcatttggaagcagAATTCTACAGATTCTGGTATGGCCATCCACATCACGCTTGTCGTGACGTACTTTGTTGTGTCGCTGATTCAGATACATTCCGTTATAAGCAACTGCTCCCGAACAAAGTCAACTGTCATCGTCATACTAGCTTTCTTGGCCAAAACTTATTTTCTAACAGAGATTAGtttatttttgaacactttaatgTAA
- the LOC129757809 gene encoding uncharacterized protein LOC129757809: protein MNPLVIVNFERLLEQNFRTRFMSVYYVLMSMQVNPSSYSPTRVFSPHYDNSSVQFDLSMQQEIRGIPDSHRPLLIPRIFEAKYRHVDADKMYLTDGSLIEESTGFGVFNETTSASYNLQSPCSVYIAELAAIHWALDSIASRPVGHYYIVTDSLSSVDAIRSIRPGKHSPFFLEKIRDTLSALTRRRFPITFVWVPSHCSIVGNEKADSLAKVGATEGDTYPREIVFNEFYFLVRGNSLVNWQRKWDEDEDGRWLHSIIPKTRYSIVLTLLAAICVVAAKVTMTSSILFGRVRSILSPERI from the exons atgaacccattggtgatcgttaattttgaaaggttacttgagcaaaattttcgaacaagATTTATGTCTGTATactatgtcctcatgtcaatgcaggtaaacccttcttcgtactctccaactcgtgttttcagcccacactacgataattcttctgtccagtttgatttgtctatgcagcaggaaattcgtggaatcccggattcgcatcgcccacttctgattccaagaattttcgaagctaaatatagacacgtcgatgctgacaaaatgtaccttaccgatgggtctctaattgaggaatcaacgggattcggagtgttcaacgaaacaaCTAGCGCCTCTTATAACCTCCAGTCtccatgctctgtgtatatagcagagttagctgctattcaCTGGGCCTTGGACAGCATCGCCTCACGGCCTGTTGGGCACTACtacattgtaacggatagtctaagCTCAGTTGACGCAATACGATCAAtacgaccgggaaagcactcgccgttcttcctagagaagatacgggatactttgagtgctttaacaagacgtcgctttcccattacctttgtttgggttccctctcattgctcgatagtgggcaatgagaaggcagactctctggcaaaggtgggggcgacggaaggcgacacgtatccacgtgaaatcgtcttcaacgaattctacttcttggtacgagggaactctcttgtcaactggcagcgcaaatgggacgaggatgaggatggtcggtggctccactcgattatcccaaag acgcggtactctatcgttttgacattgctggcagcaatttgtgtagttgcggccaaggttaccatgacatcgagcatattgtttggtcgtgtgaggtccatcttgtcgccagaacgaatttaa
- the LOC129756308 gene encoding V-type proton ATPase subunit e 2-like has translation MGASALPIIIFSVIFGVVGIVLPIIAPKGPNRGIVQCVLILTAATCWLFWLCCYMAQMNPLIGPKLHQNTILIMAREWGNPLPDMDGFHPSEEH, from the exons ATGGGAGCATCGGCATTGCCAATCATCATTTTCTCAGTCATTTTCGGCGTGGTTGGCATTGTTTTGCCAATCATTGCACCGAAAGGTCCAAACCGTGG caTTGTCCAGTGTGTCCTGATCTTGACCGCGGCCACCTGCTGGTTGTT CTGGTTGTGCTGCTACATGGCTCAAATGAATCCGTTGATTGGGCCGAAATTGCATCAGAATACCATTCTTATTATGGCCCGTGAATGGGGCAATCCTCTTCCCGACATGGATGGTTTCCATCCATCAGAGGAACACTAA
- the LOC129757049 gene encoding probable proline--tRNA ligase, mitochondrial isoform X1 — MIRLSKIFQPTLVKPKNAIVKNQDITSKSQRVKFHHLLLEQGLVRQAGNGTFYMLPLLQRSLQKAIDLIDGFMQQHVEAQKLTLPILTSADLWRKSGRLDSATGELMTTNDRHDKLQILGPTHEESITALLAAISPVSYRQFPLRLYQISTKFRDEMKPRFGLLRAKEFIMKDLYTFDVGLAEARRTYEEVNEAYANIFNAIGVPFVRVSGDTGLMGGSMSHEYHFPSDVGEDQLVRCDECGMSCNHELFHTVKICEKCNHKNVVRQMGIEVGHAFILEDKYSKVLGAKFLNETGKPETLQMGCYGIGVSRLVAAGVEVLSTEKDIIWPFKLAPFKVCIIPPKVGSKEQEIGDRWLRTMYDALTTIPNLQPDIVVDDRPNMTIGKRLVDAKKTGFPIAVVIGPKAVRETNAIFEVHHLVKPSSSELFFSEAINEVRRICDNS; from the exons ATGATCCGGTTGTCCAAAATATTTCAACCTACGCTGGTCAAACCTAAAAATGCTATTGTCAAGAATCAAGATATAACATCCAAAAGCCAACGGGTAAAATTTCACCAT CTTCTGCTCGAACAGGGCCTGGTCCGGCAAGCTGGAAATGGAACGTTTTATATGTTACCCCTGCTGCAGCGCTCCCTTCAAAAGGCGATTGATCTGATCGATGGTTTTATGCAACAGCATGTCGAAGCACAGAAGCTAACTCTACCCATTTTAACGTCAGCCGATTTGTGGCGGAAAAGTGGTCGACTGGACAGTGCCACCGGGGAGCTGATGACCACCAACGATAGACACGATAAACTGCAGATACTGGGACCG ACCCACGAAGAAAGTATTACTGCTTTGTTGGCGGCTATTTCGCCGGTTTCGTACCGCCAGTTTCCCCTCAGGCTGTACCAGATATCAACGAAATTCCGAGACGAAATGAAACCCCGTTTCGGGTTGCTAAGGGCTAAAGAGTTCATCATGAAGGATTTGTACACATTCGATGTAGGTCTAGCGGAAGCTCGCCGCACGTACGAGGAAGTTAACGAGGCGTACGCTAACATATTCAATGCAATCGGCGTACCGTTTGTGCGCGTTAGTGGCGACACCGGACTTATGGGCGGCTCTATGTCCCACGAGTATCACTTTCCAAGTGACGTCGGTGAAGATCAGCTGGTACGTTGCGACGAGTGCGGTATGAGCTGCAATCATGAGCTTTTTCACACtgttaaaatttgtgaaaagtgtaatcataaaaatgttgttcggcAAATGGGCATCGAAGTTGGACACGCATTTATTCTTGAGGACAAGTACAGTAAAGTACTGGGAGCAAAATTCTTGAATGAAACTGGTAAACCAGAAACTCTTCAGATGGGTTGCTACGGTATTGGAGTAAGCCGGTTAGTTGCCGCAGGTGTCGAAGTTTTATCAACAGAAAAGGATATCATTTGGCCTTTCAAGTTGGCTCCATTTAAAGTTTGTATAATACCACCAAAAGTCGGTAGTAAAGAGCAGGAAATTGGAGACCGATGGCTCAGAACGATGTATGACGCATTAACGACTATTCCAAACCTACAACCAGATATAGTTGTCGATGATCGACCAAATATGACAATTGGAAAACGTCTCGTCGATGCCAAGAAAACAGGTTTTCCTATAGCCGTTGTGATAGGTCCTAAAGCTGTTCGAGAAACCAACGCCATATTCGAAGTTCACCACCTAGTAAAACCTAGCAGCTCGGAATTGTTTTTTTCCGAAGCCATCAACGAAGTTAGAAGGATATGTGATAATAGTTGA